In a genomic window of Gigantopelta aegis isolate Gae_Host chromosome 9, Gae_host_genome, whole genome shotgun sequence:
- the LOC121381872 gene encoding gamma-secretase subunit Aph-1-like → MTMMEFFGCTFIAFGPALAMFVFTIARHPLRIIVWIASGFFWLLALLISSILWFAVVPLRDQLAFGLVFSVIFQEVFRFLFYKMLRKADDGLQKVTQTTDSDSLTSKDITNKHIMAYVSGFGFGIICGAFSLINVLADMWGPGTIGIHGDSKFFLLVSAFLSLSFILLHTFWGVIFFHALDTKRFVPCAVLLSVVIVSHMVVSCMTLFNQRTASRPEPLYLASLIPAYLILIINGVIAFFLAGGSCSNIKLAIQCRKGRYEMD, encoded by the exons ATGACTATGATGGAGTTTTTTGGCTGTACTTTCATAGCCTTTGGTCCTGCATTGGCTATGTTTGTGTTCACCATCGCCAGACACCCATTGCGCATTATTGTCTGGATAGCAAG TGGGTTTTTCTGGCTACTTGCTCTACTGATTTCTTCCATATTATGGTTTGCTGTGGTGCCTCTCCGAGATCAGTTGGCATTTGGTCTGGTGTTCTCGGTGATTTTCCAAGAAGTCTTCAGGTTCTTGTTCTACAAGATGCTCAG AAAAGCTGATGACGGACTGCAGAAAGTGACCCAGACCACAGATTCGGACAGTCTGACAAGTAAAGACATCACCAACAAACATATCATGGCTTACG TGTCTGGATTCGGCTTTGGAATCATCTGCGGAGCATTTTCACTGATTAACGTTTTAGCAGATATGTGGGGACCAGGCACCATTGGTATCCATGGTGATTCGAAATTCTTCCTCCTTGTATCAG CTTTCCTGTCTCTGAGCTTCATCCTGTTGCATACATTCTGGGGGGTGATATTCTTCCACGCTCTCGACACCAAGCGATTCGTTCCATGTGCTGTGCTGCTGTCGGTCGTCATAGTCTCGCACATGGTTGTGTCATGTATG ACTCTGTTCAACCAAAGAACGGCAAGCCGACCAGAACCATTATACCTTGCAAGTCTTATTCCAGCGTACCTAATTCTCATCATCAATGGAGTTATAGCATTTTTCCTGGCAGGGGGTTCATGCTCCAATATCAAGCTGGCTATACAGTGCAGAAAAGGAAGATACGAAATGGATTAA
- the LOC121381745 gene encoding uncharacterized protein LOC121381745 gives MVSLQIQDLGLRQAYLSDNDTHRYLKKLTSLPFLPHQHIPAVFDGLKAEASTDQLTTLVEYLEATWILDATWTPDSWSVYFQSIRTNNDVEGWHFRLNNRGRPQVQLYLLVSLLHQEAIHISNQVRLVSDRKLKRMQKKKYCDMQAKTFKYWEEYECGERSAARLLCACSRLVSPV, from the coding sequence ATGGTATCTCTACAGATTCAAGACCTTGGTCTTCGTCAAGCCTACCTTAGTGACAACGACACTCACAGATATCTGAAGAAATTGACGTCATTGCCTTTTCTTCCCCATCAACACATTCCAGCTGTGTTTGATGGGTTGAAGGCAGAAGCATCAACTGACCAGCTGACAACTTTAGTCGAATACCTGGAAGCGACCTGGATCCTGGATGCAACATGGACACCAGACAGCTGGAGTGTATACTTTCAGAGTATACGCACCAACAACGACGTTGAAGGATGGCATTTCAGACTTAACAACCGAGGTCGTCCCCAAGTCCAGCTCTACCTGCTTGTGTCCCTGCTGCACCAAGAAGCCATCCACATCAGCAACCAGGTTCGACTGGTGTCAGATAGAAAGTTGAAGCGGATGCAGAAGAAGAAGTACTGCGACATGCAGGCTAAGACATTCAAGTATTGGGAGGAGTACGAATGTGGTGAGAGAAGTGCAGCCAGACTTCTCTGTGCTTGCTCCCGCTTGGTGTCTCCGGTATAA